The proteins below come from a single Prochlorococcus marinus CUG1415 genomic window:
- a CDS encoding Photosystem I reaction center subunit III, translating into MKFFFSIITSVFLFLGITPIALAANGPALNADRASTEFTASALTKCSENPKFIERASAATTQKDIARFERYGKASCGDDGLPHLILGAPLEPWGALLNRGHEGDLLIPGTIFIYIAGIIGWSGREYLIESKKTKNPADMEIFIDFDLAQKCLVKGAQWPLLANQQGRSGELRESDKNITLNGPR; encoded by the coding sequence ATGAAATTCTTTTTTTCAATCATAACCTCAGTTTTTCTGTTTTTAGGAATAACTCCAATTGCTCTAGCCGCAAATGGGCCAGCCTTAAATGCTGACAGAGCAAGCACAGAATTTACTGCATCAGCACTCACAAAATGTTCTGAAAACCCTAAGTTCATTGAGAGAGCAAGTGCTGCTACTACCCAAAAAGATATCGCAAGATTTGAAAGGTATGGAAAAGCATCTTGCGGCGACGATGGCTTACCTCATTTAATTTTGGGAGCTCCACTAGAACCATGGGGAGCGCTATTAAATAGAGGTCATGAAGGAGATCTTCTGATTCCAGGTACAATATTTATTTATATTGCCGGGATAATTGGTTGGTCAGGAAGGGAGTATTTAATTGAATCTAAAAAGACTAAGAATCCAGCTGATATGGAAATCTTTATAGACTTTGATCTGGCCCAAAAATGTCTTGTAAAAGGTGCTCAATGGCCATTACTTGCAAACCAACAAGGAAGAAGTGGAGAACTTAGAGAATCAGATAAAAATATCACTCTAAATGGTCCACGATAA
- the tsaD gene encoding tRNA (adenosine(37)-N6)-threonylcarbamoyltransferase complex transferase subunit TsaD: MRKVLAIETSCDETSVSIVSNIGDNFKIHSNIIASQIEDHSKWGGVVPELAARKHLELLPFVLDKALKESKIKIEEIDYIASTVAPGLVGCLRVGSITARSLCMLHSKPFLGMHHLEGHLSSILFSENYPKKSFLTLLVSGGHTELIKVDERRKMQRLGKSFDDAAGEAFDKVGRLLGLSYPGGPAIEKIAKNGDPGKFNLPKCRISDKKGGFLKYDFSFSGLKTAVLRLVEKINLDGKPVPVPDIAASFERVVAEVLVERTIKCAVDHSLNNVVVVGGVAANNTLRKMMISEASKKSIKVHLAPLNLCTDNAAMIGAAALFRIKFKDHLSSLKLGVSGRLSIEQANTLYEENPPF, translated from the coding sequence ATGCGTAAAGTTTTAGCTATTGAAACAAGTTGTGATGAGACATCTGTCTCAATAGTTTCTAATATTGGCGATAATTTCAAAATTCATTCAAATATCATTGCATCTCAAATTGAAGATCATTCAAAATGGGGAGGAGTTGTCCCTGAACTTGCGGCTAGAAAGCACTTAGAATTATTACCTTTTGTTTTAGACAAGGCATTAAAAGAATCAAAAATTAAAATTGAGGAAATTGATTATATTGCCTCAACTGTAGCTCCTGGATTAGTTGGATGTTTACGTGTTGGCTCTATTACCGCAAGATCACTTTGTATGTTACATTCAAAGCCATTTTTGGGAATGCATCATTTGGAGGGACATTTATCTTCAATTCTATTTTCTGAAAACTATCCAAAGAAATCATTTCTTACATTGCTTGTTAGTGGCGGACATACTGAATTAATTAAGGTTGATGAGAGAAGGAAAATGCAAAGACTTGGTAAGAGTTTTGATGATGCAGCTGGAGAGGCCTTTGATAAAGTTGGAAGATTATTAGGTCTTAGTTATCCAGGAGGACCGGCAATTGAAAAGATTGCTAAAAATGGAGACCCTGGGAAATTCAATTTACCAAAATGTAGGATTTCTGATAAAAAAGGTGGATTTCTTAAATATGATTTCTCTTTTAGTGGTCTAAAAACTGCTGTATTAAGATTAGTTGAGAAAATAAATCTAGATGGGAAGCCTGTCCCAGTACCTGATATTGCTGCAAGTTTTGAGAGAGTAGTAGCGGAGGTATTAGTAGAGAGGACTATAAAATGTGCAGTAGATCATAGCTTGAATAATGTTGTTGTAGTTGGCGGTGTAGCCGCTAATAATACATTAAGAAAAATGATGATTAGTGAAGCTAGTAAAAAATCTATTAAAGTTCATTTAGCTCCTCTTAATCTGTGTACAGATAATGCGGCGATGATTGGAGCAGCTGCGTTGTTCAGGATTAAATTTAAGGATCATTTAAGTTCCCTTAAATTAGGTGTCTCAGGAAGACTCTCAATTGAACAAGCAAATACCCTTTATGAAGAAAATCCTCCTTTTTAA
- a CDS encoding high light inducible protein codes for MNNQPKIEIKETKNLVDKNELNLWKRGFTPQAEIWNGRMATIGIGIIFIVIALISQFS; via the coding sequence ATGAATAATCAACCCAAAATTGAGATTAAAGAAACAAAAAACTTAGTTGATAAAAATGAACTGAATTTATGGAAAAGAGGTTTTACCCCACAAGCTGAAATATGGAATGGAAGGATGGCAACTATTGGTATAGGAATTATTTTTATTGTTATTGCTTTAATAAGCCAATTTTCTTAA
- a CDS encoding cation:proton antiporter: MTPERLGLLWGITVFAGACARLFASFTGFPSVVILLLSGLLIGRSGLGIVEPLDLGQGLETIVGLLVCLVLFEGGLNLKLPEGNIRNTVLKISLIRLFISLSAGIFIAHWLAGLSWQVAGIYSAIVLATGPTVVSPLVEQIKLASPLSEVLKAEGLLLEPIGAVLALLLLELTLGDLHGINDVFIALMQRLGGGVLIGLSSGWLLSEILKKIKNEASFGIELQVTLGFIFLVYGICEYFLPESGLPASVSAGFIVGKREIIDKERLDNLIGELAQLAITVLFPLLAADVSWGELSPLGWGGVVCVFMMMVIVRPISISIATMGKELESKEKVFLAWLAPRGIVTAAVASLFSIRLEQAGILGAGRLQGLVFLTILMTVGIQGLTAKPLANRLELARKESSP, encoded by the coding sequence ATGACGCCTGAAAGGCTTGGATTACTTTGGGGTATAACTGTATTCGCAGGGGCTTGTGCTCGATTATTTGCTTCTTTTACGGGATTCCCTAGTGTTGTTATTTTATTGCTGTCTGGATTATTAATTGGAAGATCAGGTTTAGGAATAGTTGAACCTTTAGATCTTGGACAAGGTCTTGAAACAATTGTTGGACTTTTAGTCTGCTTAGTTCTATTCGAAGGGGGACTAAATTTAAAACTGCCTGAGGGGAATATAAGAAATACTGTTTTGAAAATATCATTGATAAGATTATTTATTTCATTATCAGCTGGAATCTTTATTGCTCATTGGCTGGCTGGACTTTCATGGCAAGTTGCAGGTATATATAGTGCCATAGTTCTAGCTACTGGACCAACTGTCGTCTCTCCATTAGTTGAACAAATAAAATTAGCTTCCCCTCTTTCGGAAGTTTTAAAAGCTGAGGGGTTGTTACTTGAACCAATTGGTGCAGTACTAGCTTTATTACTTTTAGAACTAACGTTAGGAGACCTACATGGGATTAACGATGTATTTATTGCATTAATGCAAAGATTAGGAGGCGGAGTTTTAATCGGATTAAGTTCAGGATGGTTACTTTCCGAAATTTTAAAAAAAATTAAAAATGAAGCCTCATTTGGTATAGAGCTGCAAGTTACACTTGGGTTTATTTTCCTTGTGTATGGAATTTGTGAATATTTCCTACCAGAATCAGGTTTGCCTGCTTCTGTTTCGGCAGGTTTTATTGTGGGCAAAAGAGAAATAATAGATAAAGAGAGATTGGATAATCTAATAGGTGAATTGGCTCAATTAGCAATAACTGTTCTTTTCCCTCTGTTGGCAGCTGATGTTTCTTGGGGTGAATTAAGTCCCCTGGGTTGGGGAGGAGTTGTTTGCGTTTTTATGATGATGGTAATTGTTCGTCCTATCTCTATCTCGATAGCAACAATGGGAAAAGAATTAGAATCAAAGGAAAAGGTCTTTTTAGCCTGGTTAGCCCCAAGAGGTATTGTTACTGCAGCAGTAGCCTCTCTTTTTTCTATCAGATTAGAGCAGGCTGGTATACTTGGAGCTGGACGTCTTCAAGGCTTAGTGTTCCTTACAATATTAATGACAGTAGGGATCCAAGGTCTTACGGCCAAACCTTTGGCGAATAGGCTTGAATTAGCACGAAAAGAATCTAGTCCGTAA
- the gltX gene encoding glutamate--tRNA ligase yields MEKRLRLAPSPTGLFHIGTARTALFNWLYAQKIGGKFLIRIEDTDFLRSKSEYTTNILEGLKWLGLKWDEEPVKQSDRISIHKNYIKKLLECGAAYRCFTTENEISELREEQKKKGLPPKHDNRHRNLSKADIETFISQGKTSVIRFKIDENIKITWVDQIRGEIKWQGKDLGGDLVLSRRSLGYEIGDPLYNLAVVVDDNFMNITHVVRGEDHISNTAKQILIYKALDFKLPIFSHTPLILNSEGKKLSKRDCVTSIDEFRDMGYLPEALANYMAFLGWSPKSSEGEILSLDEISKFFDLSDINKAGAKFNWEKLNWINSQYIKKMELIKLSKIIQRYWDDMSWKPPSQEWAVKLAILLRDSMTVLKDAIDQSKPFFLLPPIEKEGQDFLENKDSKASLKLILNYLIHQNTVKLDQEKAKAIINEISKRHNVKKGILMKSLRVAFFGCLSGPDLVQSWELFSESKSDISRIERCLITD; encoded by the coding sequence TTGGAAAAACGTTTAAGATTAGCCCCAAGTCCAACAGGTTTATTTCATATTGGTACAGCTAGGACAGCATTATTCAACTGGTTATATGCCCAAAAAATTGGTGGTAAATTTCTTATCAGAATAGAAGATACAGATTTTCTTCGATCTAAGTCTGAGTACACAACAAATATATTAGAAGGCTTGAAATGGCTTGGGCTTAAATGGGATGAAGAACCTGTAAAGCAAAGTGACAGAATTTCGATCCACAAAAACTACATCAAAAAGCTACTAGAATGTGGAGCTGCATATAGATGCTTCACTACAGAAAATGAGATTTCCGAACTAAGAGAAGAACAAAAAAAGAAAGGATTACCTCCTAAACATGATAATAGACACAGAAATCTTTCAAAAGCAGATATAGAAACATTTATATCCCAAGGCAAAACTTCGGTAATAAGGTTTAAGATTGATGAAAACATAAAAATCACATGGGTAGATCAAATAAGAGGTGAAATCAAATGGCAAGGAAAGGACTTGGGTGGTGATTTAGTTTTGTCCAGAAGGTCTTTGGGATATGAGATTGGAGATCCTCTATATAATCTTGCAGTGGTAGTTGATGATAATTTTATGAATATTACTCATGTCGTAAGGGGGGAAGACCACATCTCTAATACTGCAAAACAAATATTGATTTATAAAGCATTAGATTTTAAATTGCCAATTTTCTCACATACACCTCTAATACTGAATAGCGAAGGGAAAAAATTATCTAAAAGAGATTGTGTTACTTCAATCGACGAATTTAGAGATATGGGCTATTTACCTGAGGCGTTAGCTAACTACATGGCCTTTTTAGGTTGGTCACCAAAATCTTCAGAGGGTGAAATACTTTCACTTGATGAGATATCTAAATTTTTTGACTTATCAGATATAAATAAAGCTGGAGCAAAATTTAATTGGGAAAAGCTCAACTGGATTAATTCTCAATACATAAAAAAAATGGAATTAATCAAGTTAAGTAAGATAATCCAGAGATATTGGGATGATATGAGTTGGAAACCACCATCTCAAGAATGGGCTGTAAAATTAGCAATTTTGCTTAGAGATTCAATGACCGTTTTAAAAGATGCCATTGATCAATCAAAACCATTTTTTTTATTGCCTCCAATTGAAAAAGAGGGTCAAGATTTTCTCGAAAACAAGGATAGTAAAGCATCTCTCAAACTTATCTTAAATTATTTAATACATCAAAATACTGTAAAACTAGACCAAGAGAAAGCAAAGGCAATAATAAACGAAATCTCAAAAAGGCATAATGTAAAAAAAGGGATTTTAATGAAATCACTAAGAGTGGCCTTTTTTGGTTGTCTCAGTGGGCCAGATTTAGTTCAAAGTTGGGAACTCTTCTCAGAGAGTAAAAGTGATATATCGCGGATTGAAAGATGTCTGATTACGGACTAG
- the rplS gene encoding 50S ribosomal protein L19 produces MAKEKKENELETTIKNDESIDVAVELKDKKVVSKTTKKISFYNVIEEFENEQLKKELPEIYVGDTVKVGVKITEGNKERVQPYEGVVIAKRHGGLNQTITVRRIFQGIGVERVFMLHSPQVASLKVERRGKVRRAKLFYLRDRVGKATRVKQRFDR; encoded by the coding sequence ATGGCTAAAGAGAAAAAAGAAAATGAGTTAGAAACCACCATCAAAAATGATGAATCAATTGATGTAGCAGTTGAACTTAAAGATAAAAAAGTGGTTTCTAAAACTACAAAAAAAATAAGCTTTTACAATGTTATTGAGGAATTTGAAAATGAACAATTAAAAAAAGAATTACCTGAAATTTATGTTGGAGACACTGTTAAGGTTGGCGTGAAAATTACAGAAGGTAACAAAGAAAGAGTTCAACCTTACGAAGGCGTTGTCATAGCAAAAAGGCATGGGGGCCTTAACCAGACAATTACAGTAAGAAGAATTTTCCAAGGCATAGGGGTTGAGAGAGTATTTATGCTACATAGTCCACAAGTTGCCTCTCTAAAAGTTGAACGTAGAGGTAAAGTAAGAAGAGCTAAGTTATTCTATTTAAGAGATAGAGTAGGAAAAGCTACTCGCGTAAAACAACGCTTTGATCGATAA
- a CDS encoding PepSY domain-containing protein, with amino-acid sequence MKFFSNSRQFHKALAPWMFLPLFISSITGLLYRVSKDLLGYSRDQVHWLMSLHEGEWLGNNGELIYVLLNSLGVLWMLITGFQMFSKTISFSKKVTKGESKG; translated from the coding sequence ATGAAATTTTTCTCTAATTCTAGGCAATTTCATAAAGCTTTGGCGCCTTGGATGTTTCTTCCATTATTTATTTCTTCCATCACTGGTCTACTATACAGGGTTTCAAAAGATTTATTAGGTTACTCTAGAGACCAAGTTCATTGGTTAATGTCCCTCCATGAGGGCGAATGGCTTGGAAATAATGGAGAATTAATATATGTATTGTTAAATTCCCTCGGAGTTTTATGGATGCTCATAACGGGATTCCAAATGTTTTCAAAAACAATTTCATTTAGCAAAAAGGTTACTAAAGGCGAGTCAAAGGGTTAA
- the map gene encoding type I methionyl aminopeptidase, which yields MKHFADLLLNKNNSQTNDQVPFIQRSRGIEIKSAREINLMKKSSRIVATVLREINDLIKPGMSTKDLDDFAEKRIKSFGAVPSFKGYHGFPASICSSINNEVVHGIPSKKKIIKNGDLVKIDTGAYLDGFHGDSCISISVGEVSSKAQSLSDVAFKALYAGLSKIKAGNNLLDVAGAIEDIVKENGFSVVEDYTGHGVGRNLHEEPSVFNFRTKELPNVVLREGMTLAVEPIVNEGSKYCKTLNDRWTVITKDGKLSAQWEHTIVVLKDGIEILTDRDF from the coding sequence ATGAAACATTTTGCAGATCTTTTATTAAATAAAAATAATTCCCAAACTAATGATCAAGTGCCCTTTATTCAGAGGAGCAGAGGAATTGAAATAAAGTCTGCTCGTGAAATAAATCTGATGAAAAAATCTAGCAGGATAGTGGCAACTGTTCTGAGGGAAATTAATGACTTAATTAAACCGGGAATGAGTACAAAAGATTTAGATGATTTTGCAGAGAAGAGGATAAAAAGTTTTGGAGCTGTGCCAAGTTTTAAAGGCTACCATGGTTTCCCCGCAAGTATTTGTTCTAGTATTAATAATGAGGTTGTTCATGGAATACCAAGTAAAAAGAAAATAATTAAAAATGGTGATCTAGTGAAAATTGATACAGGAGCATATTTAGATGGCTTCCACGGTGATAGTTGTATATCAATATCTGTAGGAGAGGTTAGTTCAAAGGCTCAAAGTCTTAGTGATGTAGCATTTAAAGCTCTTTATGCCGGGCTTTCGAAAATTAAAGCAGGTAATAACTTGCTCGATGTCGCTGGAGCAATTGAAGACATTGTGAAAGAAAATGGGTTTAGTGTCGTTGAAGACTATACAGGCCATGGCGTTGGAAGAAATCTTCACGAAGAACCCTCTGTATTTAATTTTCGGACTAAAGAATTACCCAATGTAGTATTACGTGAGGGAATGACATTAGCTGTAGAACCTATTGTTAACGAAGGAAGTAAATATTGTAAAACATTAAATGATAGATGGACCGTCATAACAAAAGACGGAAAATTATCTGCGCAATGGGAACACACAATAGTTGTTTTAAAAGATGGGATTGAAATATTGACAGATAGAGACTTTTAG
- a CDS encoding SDR family oxidoreductase: MINPIKNKKTIGITGASGALGKELTKLFRQKGYKVIGFTHSKTDYVINLESPNEWIKWECGNESILQKHLEKIDILILNHGIYDLSRENANYENSIEINALSQFKFLNLFEDIALKNESQIKKEIWINTSEAEILPALNPSYEISKSLIGQLVSFKKNLLNKDTKKKLIIKKIILGPFKSELNPIGIMSPKFISKKIYDLANSKSYLIIISPNPLSYLLFPIKEFFNFIYCQIIYKYK; the protein is encoded by the coding sequence ATGATAAATCCAATCAAAAACAAAAAAACTATTGGGATTACTGGAGCTTCCGGCGCGCTTGGGAAAGAATTAACAAAGTTGTTTCGACAGAAAGGATATAAAGTGATTGGATTTACTCATAGTAAAACTGATTATGTAATAAATCTTGAATCTCCTAATGAATGGATTAAATGGGAATGCGGGAATGAATCGATATTACAAAAGCATTTAGAAAAAATAGATATTTTAATTTTGAACCACGGTATCTATGATTTAAGCAGAGAAAATGCCAATTATGAAAACTCCATAGAAATAAATGCATTAAGCCAATTCAAATTTTTAAATTTATTTGAAGATATTGCTTTAAAAAATGAGTCACAAATAAAAAAAGAAATTTGGATAAACACATCTGAAGCAGAAATTTTACCAGCCTTAAATCCATCATATGAGATTAGTAAATCCCTGATTGGTCAATTAGTTTCTTTCAAAAAAAATCTTTTAAACAAAGATACTAAGAAAAAATTAATTATAAAGAAAATCATCCTAGGACCTTTCAAATCAGAACTAAATCCTATTGGAATTATGAGTCCAAAATTTATCTCTAAGAAGATTTATGATTTAGCTAATTCAAAAAGTTATTTAATAATAATTAGTCCAAACCCATTATCTTACCTACTTTTCCCCATTAAAGAATTTTTTAACTTTATATATTGCCAAATTATCTATAAATACAAATAA
- a CDS encoding phosphotransacetylase family protein yields the protein MSDILLVGSCEPFSGKSALVLGIAKRLLKEGKKVRIGKPLATCIELTNVPSMSYEGLIDDDVKFIGSTLNIEEENLISSVGLLDNISAEKRISNKDLLPGKGFDQIAELVNDDFEGLNILEAAGSLHEGMIYGLSLPQIAESLDAKVLIVNLWEDCKSVDALLDAKKQLGDHLAGVVLNAVLPQEVEKVKNEIIPSLKDMNIEVFGVMPKSPLLRSVTVGELVRRLDAKVICCPEKDQLLVETLSIGAMGVNSAMEFFRRRRNMAVVTGADRTDIQLAALEASTQCLILTGLGEPLSQLIHRAEELEVPILKVELDTLASVEIIEQAFGHVRIHESIKASYAFQLVREHVNLKRILEKIDFPCNFSDKC from the coding sequence ATGAGTGATATATTATTAGTTGGTTCATGTGAGCCATTTAGTGGTAAGTCTGCATTGGTTCTTGGGATAGCAAAAAGACTCTTAAAGGAGGGAAAAAAAGTACGTATAGGTAAACCTCTCGCAACATGTATAGAACTTACTAATGTACCTTCAATGTCTTATGAAGGATTAATAGATGATGATGTTAAGTTTATTGGATCAACATTAAATATAGAAGAGGAGAATTTAATTTCTTCAGTAGGATTACTGGATAATATATCAGCTGAAAAAAGAATCTCAAATAAAGACTTGCTTCCAGGTAAAGGTTTTGATCAAATTGCGGAATTGGTTAACGATGATTTTGAAGGACTAAATATTTTAGAAGCGGCTGGAAGTCTTCATGAAGGAATGATTTATGGCTTAAGTCTCCCACAAATAGCTGAGAGTTTAGATGCGAAAGTCTTAATTGTGAATTTATGGGAAGATTGTAAAAGCGTAGATGCATTACTTGATGCAAAAAAACAACTAGGAGATCATTTAGCTGGAGTGGTATTGAATGCAGTTTTGCCTCAAGAAGTAGAAAAAGTTAAAAATGAAATAATACCCTCTCTTAAAGATATGAATATTGAAGTGTTTGGGGTAATGCCTAAATCACCACTGCTTAGAAGTGTCACCGTCGGTGAGCTTGTAAGAAGATTAGATGCTAAGGTAATTTGTTGCCCTGAAAAAGATCAATTACTTGTTGAGACATTAAGTATTGGTGCAATGGGTGTAAATTCTGCAATGGAATTCTTCAGAAGAAGACGAAATATGGCTGTAGTTACTGGCGCTGACAGAACTGATATCCAACTTGCAGCCTTGGAAGCTTCGACTCAATGCCTTATTTTAACTGGTTTGGGAGAACCTTTGTCACAATTGATTCATAGAGCGGAGGAATTGGAGGTGCCAATCTTAAAAGTCGAATTAGACACTCTTGCTTCCGTAGAAATTATTGAACAAGCTTTTGGTCATGTAAGAATACATGAATCAATTAAAGCTTCTTATGCTTTTCAATTGGTTCGGGAGCACGTAAATCTAAAAAGAATTCTAGAAAAGATTGATTTTCCCTGCAATTTTTCAGATAAATGCTAA
- a CDS encoding DNA recombination-mediator protein A, whose product MSRSLDLPATQGVDALAQELAKLQDNGKRRIAFLGSRHVPVVDIHLIELIARSLAEEGHNILTSGSQGVNAAVIRAVLDINPSLLTVLLPQSLDRQLPETKDQLERVIHLVEKSDNDELPLPLASSLCNQEIITRCDQLICFAFHDSETLLNSCRCAEEMGKVVSLLFFD is encoded by the coding sequence TTGAGTCGCTCTTTAGATCTACCAGCAACCCAAGGTGTTGATGCCTTGGCCCAAGAACTCGCAAAACTCCAAGATAATGGTAAAAGGAGGATTGCTTTTTTGGGCAGTAGACATGTACCAGTTGTTGATATCCACTTGATAGAGTTAATAGCAAGGTCGTTAGCAGAGGAGGGCCATAATATACTTACGTCTGGATCTCAAGGGGTCAATGCTGCTGTTATTCGAGCTGTATTAGATATAAATCCATCATTATTAACTGTTTTGTTGCCACAAAGCCTTGATAGACAATTACCCGAAACTAAGGACCAACTTGAAAGGGTTATACATTTGGTAGAAAAAAGTGACAATGATGAACTGCCTTTGCCACTCGCAAGCAGCCTTTGTAATCAAGAAATTATTACTAGGTGTGATCAATTAATATGTTTTGCATTTCATGATAGTGAAACCTTACTAAATAGTTGTAGATGCGCGGAAGAAATGGGAAAAGTGGTTAGTTTGTTATTTTTTGATTAG